One part of the Arabidopsis thaliana chromosome 1 sequence genome encodes these proteins:
- a CDS encoding Pectin lyase-like superfamily protein (Pectin lyase-like superfamily protein; FUNCTIONS IN: polygalacturonase activity; INVOLVED IN: carbohydrate metabolic process; LOCATED IN: endomembrane system; CONTAINS InterPro DOMAIN/s: Pectin lyase fold/virulence factor (InterPro:IPR011050), Glycoside hydrolase, family 28 (InterPro:IPR000743), Pectin lyase fold (InterPro:IPR012334); BEST Arabidopsis thaliana protein match is: glycoside hydrolase family 28 protein / polygalacturonase (pectinase) family protein (TAIR:AT2G33160.1); Has 3713 Blast hits to 3693 proteins in 464 species: Archae - 4; Bacteria - 847; Metazoa - 14; Fungi - 1259; Plants - 1481; Viruses - 0; Other Eukaryotes - 108 (source: NCBI BLink).) translates to MVSTISGFSLILFIAAVASSISAAPSAALVGRKVFDVRSYGARGDGKTDNTMAFTKAWKDACQWKGLPRVYIPFGTFYLGAVAFTGPCKSRISFIIKGTLLAPKDPNAIKQDSWIIFRYVDYLTVSGGGILDGQGSYSWPLNNCRQTHNCRALPMNMGFQFVRFSRLTRIKSINSKMGHLNFFSVQHFDITRVNIKAPGDSPNTDGIKIGSSNHMKIHHVDIATGDDCIAILSGTFNLDINKVNCGPGHGISVGSLGKFKGEKSVQGLIVRNSIFNGTSNGVRIKTWPSPGEPNLVSNFLFKNLQMIDVQSPINIDQRYCPNPPCSFQSFSKIQIRDVKFQNIWGTSTAKEAVKLQCSKNVPCKNVQLFNINIVHRGRDGPATSVCENVGGWIGGKISPPSCIR, encoded by the exons atggtGTCCACTATCTCCGGTTTTAGCTTAATTTTGTTCATAGCTGCCGTCGCTAGTAGCATTTCAGCCGCCCCTTCAGCCGCTCTCGTCGGAAGAAAAGTCTTCGATGTTCGAAGCTATGGTGCTCGTGGTGACGGCAAAACAGACAATACTATG GCATTTACAAAGGCGTGGAAAGACGCTTGCCAATGGAAAGGATTACCTAGAGTGTATATACCATTTGGAACCTTCTACCTCGGTGCTGTAGCCTTCACGGGACCATGTAAAAGTCGGATTAGTTTCATCATCAAAGGAACTTTGTTAGCTCCAAAAGATCCTAACGCCATCAAACAAGACAGCTGGATTATTTTTAGGTACGTTGACTATCTCACGGTTTCAGGCGGCGGCATCCTTGACGGACAAGGAAGCTACTCTTGGCCACTCAACAATTGCCGCCAAACCCATAATTGCCGGGCTCTACCGATGAACATGGGGTTCCAGTTCGTGAGATTCTCGAGACTCACGCGCATCAAATCGATCAATAGCAAAATGGGCCACCTCAACTTCTTCTCAGTCCAACACTTTGATATCACACGCGTCAACATTAAGGCTCCCGGAGATAGCCCTAACACTGATGGAATCAAGATAGGTTCATCAAACCACATGAAGATCCACCACGTTGACATAGCAACTGGCGACGACTGCATCGCTATCTTGTCGGGAACCTTCAATTTGGATATCAACAAAGTCAACTGTGGACCGGGCCATGGAATCAGCGTTGGAAGTCTTGGGAAGTTTAAAGGTGAGAAGAGCGTTCAGGGATTAATTGTTAGGAATTCAATCTTTAATGGTACGAGTAATGGAGTACGAATCAAGACATGGCCTTCGCCGGGTGAACCGAACTTAGTTTcgaattttcttttcaagaatCTCCAGATGATTGATGTCCAAAGCCCAATCAACATAGATCAACGATACTGTCCAAATCCACCGTGCAGCTTTCAG TCTTTTTCAAAGATTCAGATAAGAGACGTGAAGTTCCAAAACATTTGGGGAACGTCGACGGCCAAGGAGGCAGTGAAGTTGCAATGTAGCAAGAATGTTCCTTGCAAAAACGTTCAGCTCTTCAACATTAACATAGTGCACCGTGGGAGAGACGGTCCAGCAACCTCTGTGTGTGAGAATGTTGGCGGTTGGATAGGTGGCAAGATTTCTCCTCCGTCTTGCATCCGGTGA
- a CDS encoding RING/U-box superfamily protein (RING/U-box superfamily protein; FUNCTIONS IN: zinc ion binding; EXPRESSED IN: 24 plant structures; EXPRESSED DURING: 13 growth stages; CONTAINS InterPro DOMAIN/s: Zinc finger, RING-type (InterPro:IPR001841); BEST Arabidopsis thaliana protein match is: RING/U-box superfamily protein (TAIR:AT1G17145.1).), producing MGNKLGRKRQVVEERYTKPQGLYVNKDVDVKKLRKLIVESKLAPCYPGDDESCHDLEECPICFLYYPSLNRSRCCMKSICTECFLQMKNPNSARPTQCPFCKTPNYAVEYRGVKSKEEKGIEQVEEQRVIEAKIRMRQKEMQDDEEKMQKRLESCSSSTSAMTGEMEYGSTSAISYNSLMDDGEIAPSQNASVVRQHSRPRGNREDEVDVDLEELMVMEAIWLSVQETGTQRNSASGEITSSRQYVTDNHSYVSSPPRVTPIVEPATPSSSSGGLSCAISALAERQMVGESSSHNHNHNVNVSSYSMLPGNCDSYYDIEQEVDGIDNHHHHRHHYEMGETGSSNSYVSSYMTGEGFHNFPPPPPLVIVPESFEEQMMMAMAVSMAEVHATTTCAPTEVTWQ from the exons ATGGGTAATAAGTTGGGAAGGAAGAGGCAAGTGGTGGAAGAAAGGTATACAAAGCCTCAAGGTTTGTATGTGAATAAAGATGTCGACGTTAAAAAGCTCAGAAAACTGATTGTGGAGTCTAAGCTTGCTCCTTGCTATCCTGGAGACGATGAAAGCTGTCATGATCTTGAAGAATGTCcaatttgttttctg TACTATCCTAGCCTCAATAGATCAAGATGTTGCATGAAAAGCATTTGTACAG AGTGTTTTTTGCAaatgaagaatcctaattCAGCTCGGCCTACTCA GTGCCCTTTTTGTAAAACTCCCAACTATGCTGTCGAGTATCGTGGAGTCAAGTCAAAGGAGGAAAAGGGCATTGAACAAGTT GAAGAGCAACGGGTAATAGAAGCCAAAATAAGGATGAGGCAGAAAGAAATGCaggatgatgaagagaaaatgCAGAAACGTCTTGAATCATGTTCCTCTAGCACAAGCGCAATGACTGGCGAGATGGAATATGGTTCAACTTCAG CCATATCTTATAACTCCCTCATGGATGACGGGGAAATTGCTCCATCGCAGAACGCATCTGTTGTTAGACAACATTCCCGCCCGCGAGGAAACAG GGAGGATGAGGTTGACGTTGACCTTGAGGAATTGATGGTCATGGAAGCAATATGGCTCTCTGTTCAg GAAACAGGGACGCAGAGAAATTCAGCTTCAGGGGAAATTACCTCTTCTAGGCAGTATGTAACAGATAATCATAGTTATGTTTCTTCACCACCACGAGTGACTCCAATCGTAGAACCAGCAACACCGTCTTCATCATCTGGTGGGCTTTCTTGTGCAATCTCCGCACTTGCTGAACGCCAAATGGTTGGCGAATCCTCCAGTCACAATCATAATCACAATGTCAACGTTTCTTCATACAGTATGCTTCCCGGAAATTGTGACAGTTACTACGACATAGAACAAGAGGTAGATGGCATAgacaaccatcatcatcatcgtcatcattaCGAGATGGGAGAAACAGGAAGCAGCAACAGCTATGTAAGTTCTTACATGACAGGCGAGGGCTTCCACAactttcctcctcctccacctctgGTCATTGTTCCAGAGAGTTTTGAGGAACAGATGATGATGGCTATGGCTGTGTCTATGGCAGAGGTTCATGCCACGACGACATGTGCACCAACTGAAGTTACCTGGCAATAA
- the RIP4 gene encoding ROP interactive partner 2 (ROP interactive partner 2 (RIP2); BEST Arabidopsis thaliana protein match is: interactor of constitutive active rops 1 (TAIR:AT1G17140.2); Has 44057 Blast hits to 24944 proteins in 2009 species: Archae - 603; Bacteria - 6095; Metazoa - 22225; Fungi - 3626; Plants - 1909; Viruses - 198; Other Eukaryotes - 9401 (source: NCBI BLink).) → MPKPSIRGSELPQRQSPRLRTSLLSTSSDPHHLSRPITDRSPKLGLDRRSPRSGGPHTDPLSQKKLGSRISGLESQLGQAQEELRLLKQQLAKAEAAKKRAQEELHRKKSKKPNTPAPERDDIPGDGHQETDVFEVLDEKAKESEKTKNDELASKEDQINVLKARLYDLEKERVSLSEENETLKDQLKKTDTEMSCAKAKEDEIASKVSQIGEELEESNETTAKLKKKLESVEEAKETLEAEMKKLKVQTEQWRKAADAAAAVLSGGVEMNGRFSEQCGSMEKHFAGRFVGSPGMADDSDDGSGKRKSSGKKMFGDLWKKKGQK, encoded by the exons ATGCCAAAACCAAG TATTAGAGGTTCAGAGTTGCCTCAGAGGCAATCTCCTAGGCTAAGGACATCACTGTTGTCCACTTCCTCTGATCCGCATCACCTCAGCCGTCCGATTACAGACCGGAGTCCAAAGCTCGGCCTTGACCGTAGATCTCCAAGGAGTGGTGGGCCTCATACAGATCCGCTGAGTCAGAAGAAGCTTGGAAGTCGCATCTCTGGCTTGGAGTCACAGCTAGGACAAGCCCAAGAAGAGTTGAGATTGCTCAAACAGCAGTTGGCTAAAGCCGAGGCTGCCAAGAAACGTGCTCAAGAAGAGCTTCATAGGAAGAAATCCAAGAAACCGAACACTCCTGCTCCGGAGAGAGATGACATTCCTGGAGATGGACATCAAGAGACAGATGTGTTCGAGGTTCTTGatgagaaagcaaaagaaagtgAGAAGACGAAGAATGATGAATTGGCTTCTAAGGAAGACCAAATCAATGTATTGAAAGCTAGATTATATGACTTGGAGAAAGAAAGGGTATCACTTAGCGAGGAGAATGAGACCTTGAAGGATCAGTTGAAGAAGACGGATACGGAAATGTCCTGCGCAAAGGCGAAAGAGGATGAGATAGCTTCAAAGGTGAGTCAGATTGGGGAAGAATTGGAAGAAAGCAATGAGACCACAGcgaagctaaagaagaagctcgAATCCgtggaagaagcaaaagagacTCTAGAAGctgagatgaagaagctgaaggTCCAAACAGAGCAGTGGAGGAAAGCAGCAGATGCTGCAGCTGCGGTTTTATCTGGAGGGGTTGAGATGAATGGTCGGTTCTCAGAGCAGTGTGGGTCAATGGAGAAGCATTTTGCAGGCAGGTTTGTCGGATCACCGGGAATGGCTGATGATTCGGATGACGGGTCTGGGAAGAGGAAAAGTTCTGGGAAGAAGATGTTCGGTGACttatggaagaagaaagggcAGAAATGA
- a CDS encoding VQ motif-containing protein (VQ motif-containing protein; CONTAINS InterPro DOMAIN/s: VQ (InterPro:IPR008889); BEST Arabidopsis thaliana protein match is: VQ motif-containing protein (TAIR:AT1G17147.1); Has 53 Blast hits to 53 proteins in 9 species: Archae - 0; Bacteria - 0; Metazoa - 0; Fungi - 0; Plants - 53; Viruses - 0; Other Eukaryotes - 0 (source: NCBI BLink).), whose product MSGRGKVKSEPMKVVFINTQYVETDARSFKTVVQELTGKNAIVAAGPFDSPSAFDGRCYDGGSKIGEDTRQLHGGGGGGGRMGTTTEFDRLFKEMPHMEELYKLWSEY is encoded by the coding sequence atGTCTGGAAGAGGGAAAGTGAAATCGGAGCCGATGAAGGTTGTGTTCATTAACACACAGTATGTTGAGACAGATGCTCGTAGCTTCAAGACCGTTGTTCAAGAACTCACCGGTAAGAACGCCATCGTCGCCGCCGGTCCTTTTGATTCGCCCTCTGCTTTCGACGGCCGTTGTTACGATGGCGGTAGTAAAATCGGTGAAGATACCAGACAGCTCCACGGCggtggcggcggaggaggacGAATGGGGACGACGACGGAGTTCGATAGATTATTCAAAGAGATGCCTCACATGGAAGAATTGTATAAACTATGGTCAGAATATTGA